CCATCCCAAGTGGTGGCGGCTCCGCGAAGATCTTCTACATCCGGCTTGACGTACCACCGCTTGGTCGTCTTTACGTTCGTATGTCCGGCCCATCGCGCGAGGATGTGGTCCGGGACGCCGTTGTTGGCGAGGAAGGTGAAGCACGACGAGCGTGCGTCGTAGAGCCTGACTCGACGGAGCCCTAGCAACTCCATAAGCCGGTACGCGCGTCGGCGAAGTTGCTTGATCGTGAAGGCGTCGCCCCCCTCATGCGCCAGCACGTAGCCCGACACCGTGTACGCCTCCCCCAGAGCGAGCCTCTCCTCGGCTTGGAGAGCCCGGAATGCCTTGAGGGCTCCCAGCACCAGCGCCGGCAGCGGCAGATCCCGCTCACCCGCAAGAGACTTGGTGTCCTTCTCCACCACGTACCGGTTGCCCATCATCGTGCGCGTGTTGGCAATGACGATCGTGGCGTTCTCCAAGTCAACGTCTTCCCACCGGAGGCCGCAGACTTCAGCTGGACGAAGCCCCATCAGCGAAAGAAGAAGCGCAGCATAGAGACGCTCACCCTTGATTCCATGGATGAATTTCTGAACCTCCTGGACGTTCCAGGGCGGCACCTCCTCTTTAGTCTTCCGCTCTTCCTTGCGCGCTCTCCGGGGAATGGTCACGTGCGCAGCGACATTGACGTACACCAACCGCCGGGTAACGGCTCTCCCCAGTGCTTCCTTCAGCCTAGCGAGGCTCATATCCACACTCGTGACACTGAGTGGCGTCCCGGCCCTTTTACCACGCACGCGGCCATGCGCCAGCGCCCAGTCCCTCCACTCTTCCACGTGCTCTTCAGTAAGGTCCTGGAGACGGATATTGCCGAGCCTCCCTCGAACTCGTTCCAGGGTAATCGTGTAGTTGTAGATGGTGGTTTCTTCGAGGTCCTCCGCTTTCATGGCCAGCCATCGGTCGAGCCACTCATTCACGGTGATCCT
This Streptomyces sp. NBC_00377 DNA region includes the following protein-coding sequences:
- a CDS encoding tyrosine-type recombinase/integrase, producing MSILPDPIKKLPPNSKGKVRYRFVVDAGIDPETGKRKQLRRTFDSLKEARAEYANITNRRHDGSLVPPNRITVNEWLDRWLAMKAEDLEETTIYNYTITLERVRGRLGNIRLQDLTEEHVEEWRDWALAHGRVRGKRAGTPLSVTSVDMSLARLKEALGRAVTRRLVYVNVAAHVTIPRRARKEERKTKEEVPPWNVQEVQKFIHGIKGERLYAALLLSLMGLRPAEVCGLRWEDVDLENATIVIANTRTMMGNRYVVEKDTKSLAGERDLPLPALVLGALKAFRALQAEERLALGEAYTVSGYVLAHEGGDAFTIKQLRRRAYRLMELLGLRRVRLYDARSSCFTFLANNGVPDHILARWAGHTNVKTTKRWYVKPDVEDLRGAATTWDGLHGGAAEGQE